One genomic window of Opitutia bacterium includes the following:
- a CDS encoding efflux RND transporter permease subunit gives MILSDISIRRPVVALVASIIVVLVGLLSFARLPVREYPLIDSPIVTVETQYRGASAEVVEAKVTEPLEREIASIDGIRVIRSDSQEEVSRITVEFSLGRSVDDAANDVRDRVSRARGRLPEEIEEPQVTKADADSSPVITLAFNPDRYSRLEVREMVERIALQRLQTIPGVGSVGVRGPRYAMRLWVDSDRLAAHSLTIADVENALRQQNIEIPGGRIESSAREFPVRIEGRMTQISEFENLVLATRGGHQVKFSDVGRVELGAEEYRSESYFKGRPTVSAQVLRQAQANVLDVANGVKEMIPSLEKDLPDGVTVSVGFDSSVFVDRSVKEVYKTLYEASILVVLMIFLFLRDWRATMVPLVAIPVSIIGAFAVMSWMNFTINTLTLLALVLAVGLVVDDAIVMLENIYRRMEEGEGPIHAAVFGARQVAFAVIATTLTLAAVFLPVAFQSGQTGRLFFEFGITLAVSVLVSAFVALTLTPMLCSRLLKTKVVDGHAKHGWFYEKTEPLFVKLNGAFERTLRRAMRTQTLVIVGALLFTATGIGLYFKLQRELTPLEDRGIFTANLIAPIGATPEYLRTYSYDMEQMVLKVPEIERTFHRTGDGGRAFIFATLKPWEERSRKTQEVVADLRRQFQREVTGGQAVVNPVRPFGRGPRGGSSGVAFVLLGSDFAELQRLGGEFLGRMRDSGMFIQPRVDPSPTKPQLDVRIDRAKAADLKVPISAIASTLESLLGGRRVTEFQRGNQQYYAIVQVTDENRATPSDLARLYVRSTDGVLVQLSNLVSWTENTVPESYPHFNRLRSVTISGQMAEGKTIGDGVKFMEEAATQLLPAAYTYAWDGETREFVESGNDTIVLFALALVFTFLILAAQFESWIHPATIFTGVFIAVAGGLLVLYCTRFWGVAMTDNLFSRFGLIMLIGLVAKNGILIVEFANQLQVEKGVGAAEAAFEAATIRFRPILMTSISTVLGAVPIAFAHGAGAETRNPMGIVVVGGLMLSTIITLYVIPVVYVLMDKACVKFTGKHSAHGLVKARQIQEETEAVAANATH, from the coding sequence ATGATTCTCTCCGACATTTCCATCCGGCGCCCGGTTGTCGCGCTCGTGGCTTCGATCATCGTGGTGCTGGTCGGATTGCTGAGCTTCGCACGCCTGCCGGTGCGCGAGTATCCTTTGATCGACTCGCCGATCGTCACCGTCGAAACCCAATATCGCGGCGCGTCCGCTGAGGTGGTCGAGGCCAAGGTCACGGAGCCGCTGGAGCGCGAGATCGCGTCGATCGACGGCATCCGCGTGATCCGTTCCGATTCGCAGGAAGAGGTCTCCCGCATCACGGTCGAGTTCAGTCTCGGGCGCAGTGTCGACGACGCGGCGAACGACGTGCGTGACCGCGTGAGCCGCGCGCGTGGGCGTCTGCCGGAGGAAATCGAGGAGCCGCAGGTGACGAAGGCCGATGCCGACTCTTCGCCGGTCATCACGCTCGCCTTCAACCCCGATCGCTACAGCCGCCTCGAAGTGCGTGAGATGGTGGAGCGCATTGCGCTCCAGCGCCTCCAGACGATTCCCGGTGTCGGCTCGGTCGGCGTGCGTGGCCCGCGCTACGCCATGCGCCTGTGGGTCGACAGCGATCGCCTCGCCGCCCACAGCCTCACGATCGCGGACGTCGAGAACGCGCTGCGCCAGCAAAACATCGAGATCCCGGGCGGACGCATCGAATCGTCGGCGCGCGAGTTTCCCGTGCGCATCGAGGGAAGAATGACCCAGATCAGCGAGTTCGAGAATCTCGTGCTCGCCACCCGCGGCGGCCATCAGGTGAAGTTCTCCGACGTCGGCCGGGTGGAACTGGGCGCGGAGGAGTATCGCTCGGAGAGCTATTTCAAGGGCCGCCCGACCGTGAGCGCTCAAGTGTTGCGGCAGGCGCAGGCCAACGTGCTCGACGTAGCCAACGGCGTGAAGGAGATGATTCCTTCACTCGAAAAGGACCTGCCCGACGGCGTCACGGTCTCGGTGGGCTTCGACAGTTCCGTGTTCGTCGATCGCTCGGTGAAGGAGGTCTACAAGACCCTCTACGAGGCCTCGATTCTGGTCGTGTTGATGATCTTCCTGTTTCTCCGCGACTGGCGCGCAACGATGGTGCCGCTGGTGGCGATCCCTGTCTCGATCATCGGCGCGTTCGCCGTGATGAGCTGGATGAATTTCACGATCAACACGCTCACCCTGCTCGCGCTCGTTCTCGCCGTGGGCCTCGTGGTCGACGACGCGATCGTGATGCTCGAAAACATCTACCGGCGCATGGAAGAGGGCGAAGGCCCGATTCACGCCGCGGTCTTCGGTGCGCGGCAGGTGGCGTTCGCGGTGATCGCGACGACGTTGACGCTCGCAGCGGTGTTCCTGCCGGTGGCGTTCCAGTCAGGCCAGACCGGTCGGCTGTTTTTCGAATTCGGTATTACGCTGGCGGTGTCGGTTCTGGTGTCCGCTTTCGTGGCGCTGACTCTCACGCCCATGCTGTGCTCGCGACTGTTGAAGACGAAGGTCGTCGACGGACACGCGAAACACGGCTGGTTCTACGAGAAGACCGAGCCGCTGTTCGTGAAACTCAATGGTGCCTTCGAACGCACACTGCGCCGCGCGATGCGCACGCAGACGCTCGTGATCGTCGGCGCGCTGTTGTTCACGGCGACCGGGATCGGGTTGTATTTCAAGCTCCAGCGCGAACTGACGCCGCTGGAGGATCGCGGTATCTTCACCGCCAACCTCATCGCGCCGATCGGAGCGACGCCGGAATATCTCCGCACCTACTCCTACGACATGGAGCAGATGGTGCTGAAGGTGCCGGAGATCGAACGGACGTTTCACCGCACCGGCGATGGCGGGCGGGCGTTCATCTTCGCGACGCTGAAGCCGTGGGAGGAACGCTCGCGAAAAACGCAGGAAGTCGTCGCCGACCTGCGGCGGCAGTTCCAGCGTGAGGTGACGGGCGGTCAGGCGGTCGTGAACCCCGTGCGGCCGTTCGGCCGCGGGCCGCGCGGCGGCAGCAGCGGCGTGGCGTTCGTGCTGCTCGGCAGCGATTTTGCGGAGTTGCAGCGTTTGGGTGGCGAGTTCCTCGGGCGCATGCGCGATAGCGGCATGTTCATCCAGCCGCGCGTCGATCCGTCGCCGACCAAGCCGCAGCTCGACGTGCGCATCGATCGCGCCAAGGCCGCGGATCTGAAGGTGCCGATCAGCGCGATCGCCTCGACGCTCGAATCGCTCCTCGGCGGCCGCCGCGTCACGGAGTTCCAGCGCGGCAACCAGCAGTATTACGCGATCGTGCAGGTCACCGACGAGAACCGCGCCACGCCTAGCGATCTCGCGCGACTCTATGTGCGCTCCACCGACGGCGTGCTGGTGCAGCTCAGCAATCTCGTGAGCTGGACCGAGAACACGGTGCCGGAGAGCTACCCGCACTTCAACCGTCTGCGCTCGGTCACGATCTCCGGCCAGATGGCCGAGGGAAAAACGATCGGCGACGGCGTAAAGTTCATGGAGGAAGCCGCGACGCAGCTGCTGCCGGCCGCCTACACCTATGCGTGGGACGGTGAGACGCGGGAGTTCGTGGAGAGCGGCAACGACACGATCGTGCTGTTCGCTCTCGCGCTCGTGTTCACCTTCCTGATTCTCGCGGCGCAGTTCGAGTCGTGGATCCACCCGGCGACGATCTTCACCGGCGTGTTCATCGCCGTGGCGGGCGGCCTGCTCGTGCTGTATTGCACGCGGTTCTGGGGTGTGGCCATGACGGACAATCTATTTTCCCGGTTCGGCCTGATCATGCTGATCGGCCTGGTGGCGAAGAATGGCATTCTCATCGTCGAGTTCGCCAACCAACTCCAGGTGGAGAAGGGCGTCGGGGCCGCGGAAGCGGCGTTCGAAGCGGCGACGATCCGCTTTCGTCCAATTCTGATGACGTCGATTTCCACGGTGCTGGGCGCGGTGCCAATCGCGTTTGCGCACGGCGCGGGCGCGGAGACGCGCAATCCGATGGGCATCGTGGTCGTCGGCGGCCTGATGTTGTCGACCATCATCACGCTCTACGTCATCCCGGTCGTCTACGTTCTCATGGACAAAGCTTGCGTGAAGTTTACCGGCAAGCACAGCGCGCACGGACTCGTGAAGGCGCGGCAAATCCAGGAAGAGACCGAGGCGGTGGCGGCGAACGCGACGCATTGA
- a CDS encoding efflux RND transporter periplasmic adaptor subunit: MRPVTRLFAAGCAGWFLIAAGCAKKEAAGPVAGAAKAKQPVEVVTVARRDLVESLSLVGSLASNETAQIRAEVSGQVRAVLFEEGETVSKGKVLVRVDDAELRAQAAQAESRFRLAELNLKRSEDLTQAKSMSQAEADRMRSEHASTEAELQLLRVRLAKTEIKAPFDGIVGARTISPGDYITAATVITTLDDLSRMKVEFQVPERFAERVKQGSEFLLRAQTPTGEARAKGVVYFVASVIDRQTRSTQVKGYIGQEIAGLKPGMFANIDLVLQVHRNVLTVPEGAILTTPKGTQIIVARKKGAEQVAEMVPVTLGLRERGLVEIIPLKPDTLGVDESVVASGVGGLMIFPGTVLDPRPLRPEFRIGE, encoded by the coding sequence ATGCGTCCCGTTACCCGACTGTTCGCTGCCGGCTGTGCCGGTTGGTTCCTAATTGCGGCCGGCTGTGCCAAGAAGGAGGCGGCCGGTCCGGTGGCGGGTGCCGCCAAGGCCAAGCAGCCGGTGGAGGTGGTCACCGTTGCCCGGCGCGATCTTGTCGAGTCGCTCTCGCTCGTAGGATCGCTCGCGTCCAACGAGACGGCGCAAATTCGCGCTGAGGTTTCCGGTCAGGTGCGCGCGGTGCTCTTCGAGGAGGGCGAGACCGTGTCCAAGGGCAAGGTGCTCGTGCGGGTCGACGACGCGGAGTTGCGCGCGCAGGCGGCGCAGGCCGAGTCGCGTTTCCGGTTGGCCGAACTGAATCTGAAGCGCTCCGAGGATCTCACCCAGGCCAAGTCGATGTCCCAGGCCGAGGCCGATCGGATGCGCTCCGAACATGCCTCCACCGAAGCGGAATTGCAGCTGCTGCGCGTGCGCTTGGCGAAGACGGAAATCAAGGCGCCCTTCGACGGCATCGTCGGCGCGCGCACGATTTCCCCGGGCGACTACATCACGGCCGCGACGGTCATCACGACGCTCGACGATCTCAGCCGCATGAAGGTGGAGTTCCAGGTTCCGGAACGGTTCGCCGAGCGCGTGAAACAAGGTTCCGAGTTCCTGCTGCGTGCTCAGACGCCGACCGGCGAGGCGCGGGCCAAGGGCGTGGTCTATTTCGTCGCCTCGGTCATCGACCGGCAGACGCGTTCGACACAGGTCAAGGGCTACATCGGCCAAGAGATCGCGGGCCTCAAACCCGGCATGTTTGCCAACATCGACCTCGTGCTCCAGGTGCACCGCAACGTTCTCACCGTGCCGGAAGGCGCGATCCTGACGACGCCGAAGGGCACGCAAATCATAGTGGCGCGGAAAAAGGGTGCCGAGCAGGTCGCGGAAATGGTGCCCGTCACGCTCGGACTGCGGGAACGCGGCCTCGTTGAGATCATTCCCCTCAAGCCCGACACGCTCGGCGTCGACGAATCGGTCGTCGCCTCGGGTGTCGGCGGATTGATGATCTTCCCCGGCACCGTTCTCGACCCGCGTCCGCTTCGCCCGGAATTCCGCATCGGAGAGTAA
- the gcvH gene encoding glycine cleavage system protein GcvH: MSNIPSDLKYAKSHEWLKVAPDGTALVGITDYAQSSLGDITFVQLPAVGKVLKAGETFGVVESVKAASDIYAPVAGTVLEVNKALDANPEKVNTAPYTDAWILKLKLANPADADALLSSDDYAKIAG, translated from the coding sequence ATGAGCAACATCCCCTCCGATCTCAAATACGCCAAGTCCCACGAATGGCTCAAAGTCGCACCCGATGGCACCGCGCTTGTCGGCATCACCGACTATGCGCAAAGCAGCCTCGGCGACATCACGTTCGTGCAGCTCCCGGCGGTCGGCAAGGTGCTCAAAGCAGGCGAGACTTTCGGTGTCGTCGAGTCGGTGAAGGCCGCGTCGGACATCTACGCGCCGGTTGCCGGCACGGTGCTCGAGGTCAACAAGGCGCTCGATGCGAATCCGGAGAAGGTGAACACCGCGCCCTACACCGACGCGTGGATTCTGAAGCTCAAGCTCGCGAACCCCGCCGACGCCGACGCGCTGCTTTCGTCCGACGATTACGCCAAGATCGCCGGCTGA
- the gcvT gene encoding glycine cleavage system aminomethyltransferase GcvT produces MSAPKTTPLNAFHRRNGGRMVDFAGWDMPVQYKSILEEHKAVRQRAGLFDVSHMGEADVKGPDALKFLQRLVSNDCSKLFPGRVLYTTMCYPSGGVVDDLLVYMRGTDDYFLCINAGNIDKDIAWMQEQAKGFNCTVTNRSDDYGQLAIQGPRAVEIVQTLTKTVLADVKYYHFTDGEVAGVKCIISRTGYTGEDGVELYCAAADTEKLAEAVYAAGQPLGLELAGLGARDSLRLEAGFPLYGHEITQDINPIAAGLGWVVKFDKGPFTGSDVLAAEKAAGPKQKIVFFKTGDRRIVRAESPVLNAAGATVGRVVSGTLSPILNEAIGSALVDAAAAKEALSVDIRGTKLALQLVKPPFVALKKN; encoded by the coding sequence ATGAGCGCTCCGAAAACGACTCCCCTCAACGCGTTTCATCGTCGGAATGGCGGCCGCATGGTCGACTTCGCCGGCTGGGACATGCCCGTCCAATACAAGAGCATCCTCGAGGAGCACAAAGCCGTGCGCCAGCGCGCCGGCCTGTTCGATGTGAGCCACATGGGCGAGGCCGACGTGAAAGGTCCCGACGCGCTCAAGTTCCTCCAGCGCCTCGTCTCGAACGATTGCAGCAAACTCTTCCCCGGCCGCGTGCTCTACACCACGATGTGCTACCCGAGTGGCGGCGTGGTCGACGACCTGCTCGTCTACATGCGCGGCACGGACGACTACTTCCTCTGCATCAACGCCGGCAACATCGACAAGGACATCGCGTGGATGCAGGAACAGGCCAAGGGCTTCAACTGCACCGTCACGAACCGCTCGGACGACTACGGCCAGCTCGCCATCCAGGGGCCGCGCGCCGTCGAGATCGTGCAAACGCTCACGAAGACTGTGCTCGCAGACGTGAAGTATTACCATTTCACCGACGGCGAGGTCGCCGGCGTGAAGTGCATCATCAGCCGCACTGGCTACACCGGCGAAGACGGCGTTGAACTTTATTGTGCCGCCGCCGACACCGAAAAGCTCGCCGAAGCCGTCTACGCCGCCGGCCAGCCGCTCGGGCTCGAACTCGCGGGTCTCGGCGCGCGCGACTCGCTCCGCCTCGAGGCGGGTTTCCCGCTCTACGGCCACGAGATCACACAGGACATCAATCCCATCGCCGCCGGCCTCGGCTGGGTCGTGAAGTTCGACAAAGGCCCGTTCACCGGCTCCGACGTCCTCGCCGCTGAGAAAGCGGCCGGTCCGAAGCAGAAGATCGTGTTTTTCAAAACGGGCGATCGCCGCATCGTCCGCGCGGAATCGCCCGTGCTCAACGCCGCCGGCGCCACCGTGGGGCGCGTCGTGTCCGGCACGCTTTCACCGATCCTCAATGAAGCCATCGGCTCTGCGCTCGTCGACGCGGCCGCCGCGAAGGAGGCGCTCAGCGTCGATATTCGCGGAACGAAGCTCGCGCTGCAGCTGGTCAAGCCGCCGTTTGTTGCGCTGAAGAAAAATTGA
- a CDS encoding HlyC/CorC family transporter: MFGFVFAVLFTLGISFWCSLLEALVLSTTTAEVEALKRAKPARGALLEGFRTNMEETISSILTLNTMAHTLGSVIVGALGADLFGHASLGFISGGMTLGILILSEVIPKNLGVVHRPALQPHIVYPLLWMTRVLRPITWLCKQVVKIVVGKKALHQQADREIILLAEKGAQEGTLSRSESSIITNALSLDDVRVEEIMTPRIVVTALPRNSTVGEVFREYPNVPFARIPVYGKNLDDVVGLVRRRDLLKAKANDQDFELVEKLMQEVQFVPETVTVAQALQQFLKTHQQIAVVVDEFGATTGVLTMEDIMEHILGKEIFEKDDVAVDMRELARAKSQKLTRPRRGETPGKS, encoded by the coding sequence ATGTTCGGCTTCGTCTTCGCGGTCCTGTTCACGCTCGGCATCTCCTTCTGGTGCTCGTTGCTGGAAGCGCTCGTGCTCAGCACCACCACCGCCGAGGTCGAAGCGCTGAAGCGCGCCAAGCCCGCGCGCGGGGCGTTGCTGGAGGGATTTCGCACGAACATGGAAGAGACGATCTCATCCATCCTCACGCTCAACACGATGGCGCACACCCTGGGCTCCGTCATCGTCGGCGCGCTCGGCGCGGATCTGTTCGGCCATGCCTCGCTGGGCTTCATCTCGGGCGGCATGACGCTCGGCATCCTCATCCTCTCCGAAGTCATCCCGAAGAACCTCGGCGTCGTCCACCGCCCTGCCCTGCAGCCGCACATCGTCTATCCGCTGCTCTGGATGACGCGGGTGCTGCGGCCGATCACCTGGCTCTGCAAGCAGGTCGTGAAGATCGTGGTCGGCAAGAAGGCGCTGCATCAACAGGCCGACCGCGAGATCATCCTGCTCGCCGAAAAGGGTGCGCAGGAAGGCACCCTTTCGCGCAGTGAATCGAGCATCATCACGAACGCCCTTTCGCTCGACGACGTGCGGGTCGAGGAAATCATGACGCCACGCATCGTGGTGACGGCGCTGCCGCGCAATTCCACCGTGGGCGAAGTCTTCCGCGAATACCCGAACGTGCCGTTCGCCCGCATTCCTGTTTACGGCAAGAACCTCGATGACGTGGTCGGCTTGGTGCGACGCCGCGACCTTCTGAAAGCGAAGGCCAACGACCAGGATTTCGAGCTCGTCGAGAAGCTCATGCAGGAGGTGCAGTTCGTCCCCGAAACCGTGACGGTCGCCCAAGCGCTACAGCAGTTCCTCAAGACGCATCAGCAGATCGCCGTCGTGGTCGACGAATTCGGCGCGACCACCGGCGTGCTCACCATGGAGGACATCATGGAACACATCCTCGGCAAAGAGATCTTCGAGAAGGACGACGTCGCCGTCGACATGCGCGAACTCGCCCGCGCCAAGTCGCAGAAGCTCACCCGCCCGCGCCGCGGCGAAACGCCAGGCAAATCGTAG
- the lgt gene encoding prolipoprotein diacylglyceryl transferase, producing the protein MSLLAFWVHDLSPFLIRFGDNFGIRYYGLAYLLGFVACGWLLRKYHQAGRTPLNFDDAMDLVLAVVVGTILGGRLGYFVLYQPHIFAHDPLALLRVWEGGMASHGAFLGIALALAFYARRRKVPFLHLGDLVVSTAPVGLFLGRVANFINGELWGKPSRVPWAVIFPHSAEPGMPAHLILPRHPSQLYEAATEGLLLFAFAQWRFWQTDVVRREPGRLAGEFLVAYALVRMFCELFREPDAALILGLSRGTFYSFFLIVAGLALIALTRRPATSAK; encoded by the coding sequence GTGTCACTACTCGCCTTCTGGGTTCACGACCTCAGCCCGTTTCTCATCCGCTTCGGCGACAACTTCGGCATCCGCTACTACGGCCTCGCTTATCTGCTCGGTTTCGTCGCGTGCGGCTGGCTGCTCCGCAAATATCATCAAGCGGGGCGGACGCCGCTGAACTTCGACGACGCGATGGACCTCGTGCTCGCCGTCGTCGTCGGCACGATCCTCGGGGGGCGACTCGGATACTTCGTGCTCTATCAACCGCACATCTTCGCGCACGATCCGCTCGCTCTGCTCCGGGTGTGGGAGGGCGGCATGGCGAGTCACGGCGCGTTCCTCGGCATCGCGCTCGCGCTCGCCTTCTACGCGCGCCGAAGGAAGGTCCCTTTCCTCCACCTGGGTGATCTCGTCGTCAGCACGGCCCCCGTCGGCCTGTTCCTCGGCCGCGTGGCCAACTTCATCAACGGCGAACTCTGGGGCAAGCCGAGCCGCGTGCCGTGGGCGGTGATCTTCCCGCACAGCGCCGAGCCCGGCATGCCGGCGCACCTGATCCTGCCGCGCCATCCTTCGCAGCTCTACGAAGCTGCGACCGAGGGATTGCTGCTGTTCGCGTTCGCGCAGTGGCGATTCTGGCAAACCGACGTCGTGCGTCGCGAACCGGGGCGGCTGGCGGGCGAGTTCCTGGTCGCCTACGCGCTGGTGCGGATGTTCTGCGAACTCTTCCGCGAGCCCGACGCCGCGCTGATCCTCGGCCTGAGCCGCGGCACGTTCTACTCGTTCTTCCTGATCGTCGCCGGCCTCGCTCTCATCGCGCTTACTCGGCGACCCGCGACGTCCGCGAAGTAA
- a CDS encoding glucose-1-phosphate adenylyltransferase: protein MSDSKRVLSVIMGGGRGTRLFPLTKERCKPAVPLAGKYRLVDIPISNCINSGYNRIFLLTQFLTASLHRHIQKSFHFDAFNGGFVDILSAEQTEKSNAWYEGTADAVRRNIVHFNSHRHEYILILSGDQLYRMDFAKIVQQHIETKADVTIAAIPFATSKVEGLGLMRVADDLTISEFVEKPKDPAIINGLAMSDALEARLGTNKTGEKRCLASMGIYVFSRDVLSRALDNTMKDFGKEVIPTLLGKAKLCSYIFEGYWEDIGTVRAFFEANLALAQPLPPFNFFDRNAPIYTHARYLPASKINHCDIDHVVIGDGCIVTDSRLRHCLIGIRSILGENSDLQDVVMMGADYYQTDVEQEADRKAGRPHFGVGRNCKIRRSIIDKNARIGDNVTLSPDGKPDGEYPHGIVIRDGVLCVVKGGIVPSNFTL, encoded by the coding sequence ATGTCTGACTCCAAACGGGTTTTGTCCGTCATCATGGGCGGCGGTCGCGGCACGCGGCTGTTTCCCCTCACGAAGGAACGTTGCAAGCCGGCGGTGCCGCTGGCCGGAAAGTATCGCCTCGTCGATATCCCGATCAGCAACTGCATCAATTCCGGCTACAATCGCATCTTCCTGCTCACGCAGTTTCTGACCGCGTCGCTGCACCGGCACATTCAGAAGAGCTTTCACTTCGATGCGTTCAACGGCGGCTTCGTGGACATCCTGTCCGCCGAGCAGACGGAGAAGAGCAACGCGTGGTATGAGGGCACCGCCGACGCCGTGCGCCGCAACATCGTTCACTTCAACAGCCACCGGCACGAATACATCCTCATCCTCTCCGGCGACCAGCTCTACCGGATGGATTTCGCGAAGATCGTGCAGCAGCACATCGAGACGAAGGCCGACGTCACGATCGCCGCGATCCCGTTCGCGACCTCGAAGGTCGAGGGCCTCGGCCTCATGCGTGTGGCGGACGATCTCACGATCTCCGAGTTCGTCGAAAAGCCCAAGGATCCCGCGATCATCAACGGCCTCGCGATGAGCGACGCGCTCGAGGCGCGCCTCGGCACGAACAAGACCGGCGAGAAGCGCTGCCTTGCGTCGATGGGCATCTACGTGTTCAGCCGCGACGTGCTCTCGCGCGCGCTCGACAACACGATGAAGGATTTCGGCAAGGAGGTCATCCCGACCCTGCTCGGGAAGGCCAAGCTCTGCAGCTACATCTTCGAGGGCTACTGGGAGGACATCGGCACGGTGCGCGCGTTCTTCGAGGCCAACCTCGCGCTCGCGCAGCCGCTCCCGCCGTTCAACTTCTTCGATCGCAACGCCCCCATCTACACGCACGCGCGCTACCTGCCGGCGTCCAAGATCAACCATTGCGACATCGATCACGTCGTCATCGGCGACGGTTGCATCGTCACCGATTCGCGGCTGCGCCATTGCTTGATCGGCATCCGCTCGATCCTCGGTGAAAACTCCGATTTGCAGGACGTCGTGATGATGGGCGCCGACTACTATCAGACCGATGTGGAGCAGGAGGCCGACCGCAAGGCGGGCCGCCCGCACTTCGGCGTCGGGCGCAACTGCAAGATCCGGCGCAGCATCATCGATAAGAACGCGCGCATCGGCGACAACGTCACGCTCTCTCCCGACGGCAAGCCGGACGGCGAGTATCCGCACGGCATCGTGATTCGCGATGGCGTGCTCTGCGTGGTGAAGGGCGGCATCGTGCCGTCCAATTTCACGCTCTGA
- the glmS gene encoding glutamine--fructose-6-phosphate transaminase (isomerizing) encodes MCGIVGYVGKNKAAPLILEGLKRLEYRGYDSAGVAVWQNGGFSIAKKIGRVAGLEPEAAKLKLTGTYGMGHTRWATHGGVTDANAHPHLSSDGKIALIHNGVIENYSSIKKFLASRGFTFKSETDTEVLCNAIAYHYAKEPVPTDPTESRFVTAVRKTLRHAEGTYGIVVMAVDVPGELVTARKGSPLILGIGDGESLVASDVAAIVSRTQNVVYLKDGEIAHLTPKNFAITTLDAGDVSPVIDKVTWSISDAELNGYSHFMEKEIFEQPTALENTMRGRFSEDGSTAQFGGLNITASELRNYERFQFLACGTALHACMVTEHQIERFARVPVECDYASEFRYRNSPLDPATLFFTMSQSGETIDTLAAMREAKRKGYKVLAINNVVGSTIAREADGGIYQHVGPEVGVASTKAFTSQLLIGAMLALYIGRMRDMSFSDGAQIVQALKSAPDLVRTALKQADHIRGIAKRYAHYHDMLFLGRLSLFPIALEGALKLKEISYIHAEGYPAAEMKHGPIALISEQCPSVFFVSSGEMFNKVLSSMQEIKARKGKVIAVCTDGCKLPDGLADEVIPIPECHEAVLPIVATIPVQLLSYYIAVELGRDVDKPRNLAKSVTVE; translated from the coding sequence ATGTGTGGCATCGTTGGATACGTCGGAAAAAACAAAGCAGCCCCGCTCATCCTCGAGGGGCTGAAGCGCCTCGAGTATCGAGGCTACGACTCTGCCGGCGTCGCGGTGTGGCAAAACGGAGGGTTCTCCATCGCGAAAAAAATCGGCCGCGTTGCGGGACTCGAACCCGAGGCGGCGAAGCTCAAGCTTACCGGAACCTACGGCATGGGCCACACGCGCTGGGCGACCCACGGCGGCGTCACCGACGCCAACGCGCACCCGCACCTCAGCAGCGACGGCAAGATCGCGCTGATCCACAACGGCGTCATCGAAAACTACTCCTCGATCAAAAAATTCCTCGCCAGCCGCGGCTTCACTTTCAAATCCGAGACTGACACCGAGGTCCTCTGCAACGCCATCGCCTACCACTACGCGAAGGAGCCGGTCCCCACCGACCCGACCGAAAGCCGCTTCGTCACCGCCGTGCGCAAGACGCTTCGTCACGCCGAAGGCACTTACGGCATCGTGGTCATGGCGGTCGACGTCCCTGGTGAACTCGTCACGGCCCGCAAGGGCTCGCCGCTGATCCTCGGCATCGGCGACGGCGAGAGCCTGGTCGCGAGCGACGTCGCGGCGATCGTCAGCCGCACGCAGAACGTCGTCTACCTCAAGGACGGCGAGATCGCCCACCTCACGCCGAAGAACTTCGCCATCACGACCCTCGACGCCGGTGACGTCTCGCCGGTCATCGACAAGGTCACTTGGTCGATCTCCGACGCCGAGCTTAACGGCTACTCGCATTTCATGGAGAAGGAGATTTTCGAGCAGCCCACCGCCCTCGAAAACACGATGCGCGGACGCTTCTCCGAGGACGGCAGCACGGCCCAATTCGGCGGCCTCAACATCACCGCGAGCGAGCTGCGCAACTACGAGCGTTTCCAATTCCTCGCCTGCGGCACCGCGCTGCACGCCTGCATGGTGACCGAGCACCAGATCGAACGTTTCGCCCGCGTGCCCGTCGAGTGCGACTACGCGTCGGAATTCCGCTACCGCAACTCCCCGCTCGATCCCGCGACGCTCTTTTTCACGATGAGCCAGTCGGGCGAGACCATCGACACGCTCGCCGCGATGCGCGAGGCGAAGCGCAAGGGCTACAAGGTGCTCGCGATTAACAACGTCGTCGGCTCCACCATCGCGCGCGAGGCGGACGGCGGCATCTACCAGCACGTCGGCCCCGAGGTGGGCGTCGCCTCGACGAAGGCCTTCACCTCCCAATTGCTCATCGGCGCGATGCTCGCGCTCTACATCGGCCGCATGCGCGACATGAGCTTCAGCGACGGCGCGCAGATCGTCCAGGCGCTCAAGAGCGCGCCCGACCTCGTGCGGACCGCACTCAAGCAGGCGGATCACATCCGCGGCATCGCGAAGCGCTACGCGCATTACCACGACATGCTCTTCCTCGGCCGCCTGTCGCTCTTCCCCATCGCGCTCGAAGGCGCGCTGAAGCTGAAGGAGATTTCCTACATCCACGCCGAGGGCTATCCGGCCGCGGAAATGAAACACGGCCCGATCGCTCTCATCAGCGAGCAGTGTCCGTCCGTCTTCTTCGTCTCGAGCGGCGAGATGTTCAACAAGGTCTTGTCCTCGATGCAGGAGATCAAAGCGCGCAAGGGAAAGGTCATCGCGGTCTGCACCGACGGTTGCAAATTGCCCGACGGGCTCGCGGACGAAGTCATCCCGATTCCGGAGTGCCACGAGGCTGTCCTGCCGATCGTCGCCACCATCCCCGTCCAACTGCTCAGCTATTACATCGCCGTCGAACTCGG